From a region of the Colius striatus isolate bColStr4 chromosome 22, bColStr4.1.hap1, whole genome shotgun sequence genome:
- the NRAS gene encoding GTPase NRas — protein MTEYKLVVVGAGGVGKSALTIQLIQNHFVDEYDPTIEDSYRKQVVIDGETCLLDILDTAGQEEYSAMRDQYMRTGEGFLCVFAINNSKSFADINLYREQIKRVKDSDDVPMVLVGNKCDLPTRTVDTKQAQELAKSYGIPFIETSAKTRQGVEDAFYTLVREIRQYRMKKLNSSEDGNQGCMGLSCIVM, from the exons ATGACCGAGTACAAGCTGGTGGTGGTGGGCGCGGGAGGCGTCGGGAAGAGCGCTTTGACCATCCAGCTCATCCAGAACCATTTCGTGGACGAGTACGACCCGACCATTGAG GATTCGTATAGAAAGCAGGTGGTTATTGATGGAGAGACGTGTCTGTTGGACATCCTGGACACTGCAGGCCAGGAGGAGTACAGTGCCATGCGTGATCAGTACATGAGAACCGGGGAAGGATTCCTCTGTGTTTTTGCTATTAACAACAGCAAATCATTTGCTGATATTAACCTTTACAG agaaCAGATCAAGAGAGTGAAAGATTCAGATGATGTGCCAATGGTGCTAGTTGGGAATAAGTGTGATTTGCCCACAAGAACAGTAGACACAAAACAGGCTCAAGAATTAGCAAAAAGTTATGGAATCCCCTTCATAGAGACATCTGCTAAAACAAGACAG GGTGTGGAAGATGCTTTTTACACACTGGTGAGAGAGATCCGGCAGTACCGGATGAAAAAGCTCAACAGCAGTGAAGATGGGAACCAAGGTTGTATGGGATTGTCTTGCATTGTCATGTGA